A window of Natrinema versiforme contains these coding sequences:
- a CDS encoding type II toxin-antitoxin system death-on-curing family toxin, with translation MPAEDELWYPSVDDILLLHDDIVSEDDEASTGVTDPDRIEFAIDYVKHGHFGAVPETIHEKAFHLMRLLASNHWFVDGNKRTALNTTELFYLVNGYELDYGEDIRSMLKLFSVRESLIDREIGPNYLDDQTVPLELDDETDPWAALSVLLAAVAVQYLDVDPDEYLPDEYDEATLRDEWDLTTIYDGTVNNDGDEETPENGS, from the coding sequence ATGCCCGCCGAGGATGAGTTATGGTATCCGTCCGTAGACGACATCTTGTTGCTTCATGACGATATTGTCTCGGAAGACGACGAGGCCAGTACTGGCGTTACCGATCCAGACAGGATCGAGTTTGCTATCGATTACGTCAAACACGGCCATTTCGGCGCGGTGCCGGAAACGATTCACGAAAAAGCGTTTCACCTGATGCGACTACTCGCATCGAACCATTGGTTTGTCGATGGTAACAAACGGACCGCCCTGAACACCACCGAACTCTTCTACCTCGTCAACGGATACGAACTCGATTACGGTGAAGACATTCGGTCGATGCTGAAGCTCTTCTCGGTGAGGGAATCGCTGATCGATCGAGAGATCGGACCGAACTATCTCGACGATCAGACGGTCCCACTTGAGTTAGATGATGAGACCGATCCGTGGGCCGCACTCAGCGTTCTCCTTGCCGCCGTTGCCGTACAGTATCTCGATGTCGATCCGGACGAATATCTGCCCGACGAGTACGACGAAGCGACGCTGCGCGATGAATGGGATCTGACCACGATATACGACGGAACCGTTAACAATGATGGCGACGAAGAAACACCGGAAAATGGCAGCTGA
- a CDS encoding alpha/beta hydrolase codes for MAPRRRTVLAAVSTATASAAAGCADLLADTDDESGPTSDETVATAFVENLANGEFERASERFVSSEQDRYGDPGRLERLWMGYGAVGGSFEEIADTSVTTGDGASAVDLTLSFARGDHDCRVVVDTESRIVDCGVTDEYERPSYVDSSAVTETDLTLSVEGCSLPGTVTTPADGDGVPGVVLVHDSGPVTADTARGGTQLFTDLAEGLATQGVATLRYDKRVPACEVTGTEYTLDRVTVDDALVAIERLRSVEGVGPDRIAVVGHGLGGRAAPRIAARDGNLAGVVGLAAPARPFHDLTLEQLEHKASVGSQEWGDLTSVYETWTDEIERVRSGEYEADETLLNKPGAFWQSLESYDHLGTAAEIEAPLFFLQGTRDFQVSAADDLERWQSELEGDSAADFETYDGLNHLFMPGEGESVEFAYAVRNNVAEEVVTDLADWIGGL; via the coding sequence ATGGCACCTCGACGGCGGACCGTACTGGCGGCGGTATCGACGGCGACGGCGTCGGCAGCGGCCGGCTGTGCCGACCTGCTCGCCGACACGGACGACGAAAGCGGCCCGACGAGCGACGAAACCGTCGCGACGGCGTTCGTCGAGAACCTCGCGAACGGGGAGTTCGAACGGGCGAGCGAACGATTCGTCTCGAGCGAACAGGACCGATACGGTGACCCCGGCCGTCTCGAGCGGCTCTGGATGGGGTACGGCGCGGTCGGCGGCTCGTTCGAGGAAATCGCCGACACGAGCGTGACGACGGGCGACGGGGCGTCGGCGGTCGATCTGACGCTGTCATTCGCCCGCGGCGATCACGACTGCCGCGTCGTCGTCGACACCGAATCGCGGATCGTCGACTGCGGGGTCACCGACGAGTACGAACGGCCGTCGTACGTCGACTCGAGTGCGGTCACTGAGACGGACCTGACGCTCTCGGTCGAGGGCTGTTCGCTCCCCGGTACCGTCACGACGCCGGCCGACGGCGACGGCGTCCCCGGGGTCGTGCTGGTCCACGATTCCGGACCGGTGACCGCCGACACCGCCCGCGGCGGCACCCAGCTGTTTACGGACCTCGCCGAGGGGCTCGCCACGCAGGGCGTCGCGACCCTTCGATACGACAAGCGCGTCCCCGCCTGCGAGGTCACGGGCACCGAGTACACCCTCGACCGCGTCACCGTCGACGACGCGCTCGTCGCGATCGAGCGCCTGCGGAGCGTCGAGGGCGTCGGCCCGGATCGGATCGCCGTCGTCGGCCACGGCCTCGGCGGACGGGCCGCGCCGCGGATCGCGGCTCGAGACGGGAATCTCGCCGGCGTCGTCGGCCTCGCCGCGCCGGCGCGGCCGTTCCACGACCTGACCCTCGAGCAACTCGAGCACAAGGCGTCGGTCGGGTCACAGGAGTGGGGAGATTTGACGAGCGTCTACGAAACCTGGACCGACGAGATCGAACGAGTTCGATCGGGAGAGTACGAGGCGGACGAAACGCTGCTCAACAAACCCGGCGCGTTCTGGCAGAGCCTCGAGTCCTACGACCATCTCGGGACCGCTGCGGAGATCGAGGCACCCCTGTTTTTCCTGCAGGGGACACGCGACTTTCAGGTCAGCGCCGCCGACGACCTCGAGCGGTGGCAGTCCGAACTCGAGGGGGACTCGGCGGCGGACTTCGAGACCTACGACGGGCTCAATCACCTGTTCATGCCCGGCGAGGGAGAGTCCGTGGAGTTCGCCTACGCCGTTCGTAACAACGTCGCCGAGGAGGTCGTCACCGATCTCGCCGACTGGATCGGCGGGTTGTAA
- a CDS encoding phosphoribosyltransferase: protein MSDLPDDFDCTITNWEYIYGLCRDVSDDIRDDEFEPDVVVALARGGWFAGRCLCDFLGLDDLTSLKMEHYVGTAEKSGEPTVRYPMPEGSVEDKDVLIIDDIADTGGSIQRAYEYVDDRDAGEVRTATLQLLGTSEFRPDYVGERLAEWTWVVYPWNFIEDMVDLITSAMEKADQQSFTEEEIRHFLTEHHGIERIEMEIAQPDRLLEVLSEMERREVLESVGADEWALAE from the coding sequence ATGTCCGACTTACCGGACGATTTCGACTGTACGATAACCAACTGGGAGTATATCTACGGCCTGTGTCGGGACGTGAGCGACGATATCCGCGACGACGAGTTCGAACCGGATGTCGTCGTCGCGCTGGCTCGAGGCGGCTGGTTCGCGGGGCGGTGTCTCTGTGACTTCCTCGGACTGGACGACCTGACGAGCCTGAAGATGGAACACTACGTCGGCACCGCCGAGAAGTCCGGCGAACCGACCGTCCGCTATCCGATGCCAGAGGGCAGCGTCGAGGACAAGGACGTCCTCATCATCGACGACATCGCCGACACCGGCGGCTCGATTCAGCGGGCCTACGAGTACGTCGACGACCGCGACGCCGGCGAGGTCCGCACCGCGACCCTGCAACTGCTCGGTACCAGCGAGTTCCGCCCCGATTACGTCGGCGAACGCTTAGCGGAGTGGACGTGGGTCGTCTACCCCTGGAACTTCATCGAGGACATGGTCGACCTGATCACCAGCGCGATGGAGAAAGCCGACCAGCAGTCGTTTACCGAGGAGGAGATCCGCCACTTCCTCACCGAACACCACGGCATCGAGCGCATCGAGATGGAGATCGCCCAACCCGACCGCCTGCTGGAAGTCCTGAGCGAGATGGAACGGCGCGAGGTGCTCGAGTCGGTCGGAGCCGACGAGTGGGCGCTCGCCGAGTAA
- a CDS encoding ScpA family protein produces MTSEEPEEPKATQGSSKMRTGSEATRERREPPRGSDSANGEAVSSEGSKEPSSDASGPKAREQTGDKATRERRNELRADGGEEIPLNITGHENREPPGESPSSTDDPAGEEGESVLEFTDIETASDGDDGDEDDEKVEPVELLVQLAKDGEIEPWDIDIVAVTDKFLEAIEDVDLRTSGRALFYASVLLRMKSDELFATDDPDEEELPPWEAPFADDGPMDPEDEERDYPPGFDPVENLEEEMERRLERKHARGKPETLDELVRELRTAERDTWWKESRSYDTSDSPKGYDRGVQELNYHSGDDFRVDDEPTSDDVTHTTHEEDIESVIDDVEAELEDHYEAGRDEVLYAEIDAVGGTRVMTYLALLFLAHRGRVTLEQDELFGDLWIKDATTESDAGEAIAN; encoded by the coding sequence ATGACTAGCGAGGAGCCTGAGGAGCCGAAGGCGACGCAAGGCTCCTCGAAAATGCGAACGGGGAGCGAAGCGACCCGTGAGCGACGGGAGCCGCCACGCGGCTCCGACAGCGCGAACGGCGAAGCCGTGAGCAGCGAGGGCTCCAAGGAGCCCTCGAGTGATGCGAGCGGGCCAAAGGCCCGCGAGCAGACGGGGGACAAAGCGACCCGTGAGCGACGCAACGAACTGCGAGCCGACGGCGGCGAGGAAATCCCGCTGAACATCACCGGGCACGAGAACCGCGAGCCGCCGGGCGAGTCGCCCTCGAGCACCGACGACCCCGCTGGCGAGGAGGGTGAATCGGTCCTCGAGTTCACGGACATCGAGACGGCCTCGGACGGGGACGACGGTGACGAGGACGACGAGAAAGTCGAACCCGTCGAACTGCTCGTCCAACTGGCGAAAGACGGCGAGATCGAGCCGTGGGACATCGACATCGTCGCGGTCACCGACAAATTCCTCGAGGCGATCGAGGACGTCGACCTGCGGACGTCGGGCCGGGCGCTGTTCTACGCGAGCGTCCTCCTGCGGATGAAAAGCGACGAACTGTTCGCGACCGACGACCCCGACGAGGAGGAGTTGCCGCCGTGGGAAGCACCCTTCGCCGACGACGGGCCGATGGATCCCGAGGACGAGGAACGGGACTATCCGCCTGGCTTCGATCCCGTCGAGAACCTCGAGGAGGAGATGGAGCGTCGCCTCGAGCGCAAACACGCCCGCGGGAAGCCGGAGACGCTGGACGAACTGGTCCGGGAGCTTCGGACCGCCGAGCGCGACACGTGGTGGAAGGAGTCGCGGAGTTACGACACGAGCGACTCGCCGAAGGGGTACGACCGCGGCGTCCAGGAGCTGAACTACCACTCCGGCGACGACTTTCGGGTCGACGACGAGCCGACGAGCGACGACGTCACCCACACGACCCACGAGGAGGACATCGAGTCCGTCATCGACGACGTCGAAGCCGAACTCGAGGACCACTACGAGGCGGGCCGCGACGAGGTGCTGTACGCCGAGATCGACGCAGTCGGCGGGACCCGGGTGATGACCTACCTCGCCTTGCTCTTCTTGGCCCACCGCGGTCGAGTCACCCTCGAGCAGGACGAACTGTTCGGCGATCTCTGGATCAAAGACGCCACGACCGAGTCGGACGCGGGCGAAGCGATCGCGAATTGA
- a CDS encoding MATE family efflux transporter → MAFDEASDGSLTDGPLVRPMIRLAWPLIVIQLLQVAYNVGDTFWLGALSPDAVGAVSLAFPLLFLLIAIGGGFTTAGAILIAQHTGAKSGDAGLIAGQTLSFVSLVAVGLSALGFVATEPMLAVLPADAETQAAIIPLAAEYLRVFFLGLPFLFGFFVFVALMRGYGSTRTPMRVMLVSVVINVAIDPLLIFGVGPLPRLEVQGAAVATLISRGIATAIGFYLLYYTDVGPDIRPSHLRPRREYVAKITRLGIPTALEQSMTALALVAMTAMVVTFPPAVVAAYGLGNRLISLAFLPALGMGQATDTIVGQNLGAGEPDRAARAVRLAAGVIGSVMFAAGVLAALFPEPFVSVFVTADAAGTQATIDYGVTYLRFAAVGFAFMGVLQVIQGAFRGAGNTKTALAFAVLGLWIVRVPVTYYLIFVAGWGPTGIWTGVVIGDIAGAIAAVAWFSRGTWKGTLVDEGEAGSETTDSSETDSVAE, encoded by the coding sequence ATGGCTTTCGACGAGGCTTCGGATGGCAGTCTCACCGACGGTCCCCTCGTGCGGCCGATGATCCGTCTGGCGTGGCCGCTGATCGTCATCCAGCTGTTACAGGTCGCCTACAACGTCGGCGACACCTTCTGGCTCGGCGCGCTCTCACCCGACGCGGTCGGGGCGGTGAGCCTCGCCTTCCCGTTGTTGTTCCTGCTGATCGCGATCGGCGGCGGCTTCACGACGGCCGGCGCGATCCTGATCGCCCAGCACACCGGCGCGAAGAGCGGCGACGCGGGGCTGATCGCCGGCCAGACGCTCTCGTTCGTCTCGCTGGTCGCGGTCGGGCTGAGCGCCCTCGGCTTCGTCGCAACCGAGCCGATGCTCGCCGTCTTGCCCGCCGACGCCGAGACCCAGGCCGCGATCATCCCGCTCGCCGCCGAGTATCTGCGGGTGTTCTTCCTCGGGCTTCCCTTCCTCTTCGGCTTCTTCGTCTTCGTCGCGCTCATGCGCGGCTACGGCAGCACGCGAACGCCGATGCGCGTCATGCTCGTCAGCGTCGTCATCAACGTCGCGATCGATCCGCTGCTCATCTTCGGTGTCGGCCCCCTCCCGCGCCTCGAGGTGCAGGGAGCCGCCGTCGCGACGCTCATCTCGCGGGGGATCGCGACGGCGATCGGGTTTTACCTACTGTACTACACCGACGTGGGACCCGACATCCGGCCCTCGCATCTCCGACCGCGACGCGAGTACGTCGCGAAGATCACGCGGCTGGGGATCCCGACGGCACTCGAGCAGTCGATGACGGCGCTTGCGCTGGTCGCGATGACGGCGATGGTCGTGACCTTCCCGCCGGCGGTCGTTGCGGCCTACGGACTCGGGAATCGGCTGATCTCGCTCGCGTTCCTGCCGGCGCTGGGGATGGGGCAGGCGACGGACACGATCGTCGGCCAGAATCTGGGCGCGGGCGAACCCGACCGGGCGGCGAGGGCGGTCCGGCTCGCGGCGGGCGTGATCGGATCTGTCATGTTCGCGGCGGGGGTACTCGCCGCTCTCTTTCCGGAGCCGTTCGTCTCGGTGTTCGTCACGGCCGACGCCGCCGGAACGCAAGCGACGATCGACTACGGCGTGACCTACCTCCGATTCGCCGCGGTCGGCTTCGCCTTCATGGGGGTGTTACAGGTGATTCAGGGCGCGTTCCGCGGGGCCGGAAACACGAAGACGGCGCTCGCGTTCGCGGTGCTCGGGCTGTGGATCGTCCGCGTCCCCGTCACCTACTACCTGATCTTCGTCGCCGGCTGGGGTCCGACCGGCATCTGGACGGGCGTCGTGATCGGCGATATCGCCGGCGCGATCGCCGCCGTCGCGTGGTTCAGCCGCGGCACGTGGAAGGGGACGCTGGTCGACGAGGGCGAGGCGGGATCGGAGACGACCGACTCGAGCGAGACCGACTCCGTCGCGGAGTAA
- the thiC gene encoding phosphomethylpyrimidine synthase ThiC — protein sequence MAQTQIQAAREGTVTPEMERVAERENRDPEFVREQVADGQAVIPANVNHDALDAMIIGREFATKVNANIGNSETTSDLETELEKLHTAVHYGADTVMDLGTGSDLDEIREAHVEHSPVPLGTVPLYEAVKQAGSPEEITTDLLLEVVEKQAEQGVDYMTIHAGILAEHLPLTDGRKTGIVSRGGSIMAKWMEANGDQNPFYQVFPEICEIFAEHDVTFSLGDSLRPGCLADACDEAQYAELDTLGELTRVGWDHGVQVMVEGPGHVPMHKVAENVERQQEVCDGAPFYVLGPLVTDIAPGYDHITSAIGAAMAAQAGAAMLCYVTPKEHLGLPEEADVRDGLAAYRIAAHAGDVGNERPGARDWDDALSEARYEFDWREQFELALDPDRARSFHDQTLPGDNYKEARFCSMCGAEFCSMRIDQDAREDGEMAAIEGEDRTDLESSSAAEVNRPPVGTHESGELPPMADHDRADSLEEPGDD from the coding sequence ATGGCGCAGACGCAGATTCAGGCCGCCCGTGAAGGGACGGTCACGCCCGAGATGGAACGCGTCGCCGAGCGAGAGAACCGCGATCCGGAGTTCGTCCGCGAGCAGGTCGCCGACGGACAGGCAGTCATTCCGGCGAACGTCAACCACGACGCGCTCGACGCGATGATCATCGGCCGCGAGTTCGCGACGAAGGTCAACGCGAACATCGGCAACAGCGAGACGACCAGCGACCTCGAGACGGAACTCGAGAAGCTCCACACCGCGGTTCACTACGGCGCGGACACGGTGATGGACCTCGGAACGGGCAGCGATTTAGACGAGATCCGGGAGGCCCACGTCGAGCACTCGCCGGTGCCGCTGGGCACGGTGCCGCTGTACGAGGCGGTCAAGCAGGCAGGCAGCCCCGAAGAGATCACGACCGATCTGCTGCTCGAGGTCGTCGAGAAACAGGCCGAGCAGGGCGTCGACTACATGACGATCCACGCGGGGATCCTCGCCGAGCACCTGCCGCTGACCGACGGCCGGAAGACGGGGATCGTCTCGCGGGGTGGCTCGATCATGGCCAAGTGGATGGAAGCGAACGGCGATCAGAACCCGTTCTATCAGGTCTTCCCCGAGATTTGTGAAATCTTCGCCGAGCACGACGTCACCTTTAGTCTCGGGGACAGCCTGCGACCCGGCTGTCTGGCCGACGCCTGCGACGAGGCCCAGTACGCGGAACTCGACACGCTGGGCGAATTGACCCGCGTCGGCTGGGACCACGGCGTACAGGTGATGGTCGAGGGGCCGGGCCACGTCCCGATGCACAAGGTCGCCGAGAACGTCGAGCGCCAGCAGGAGGTCTGCGACGGCGCACCCTTCTACGTCCTCGGGCCGCTGGTGACCGACATCGCGCCGGGCTACGACCACATCACGAGCGCCATCGGTGCGGCGATGGCAGCCCAGGCCGGTGCCGCGATGCTGTGTTACGTCACCCCGAAGGAGCACCTCGGGCTCCCCGAGGAGGCGGACGTTCGCGACGGCCTCGCGGCCTACCGGATCGCCGCCCACGCCGGCGACGTGGGGAACGAACGCCCCGGCGCGCGCGACTGGGACGACGCGCTCTCCGAAGCACGATACGAATTCGACTGGCGCGAGCAGTTCGAACTCGCGCTCGATCCCGACCGCGCCCGGTCGTTCCACGACCAGACCCTGCCCGGAGACAACTACAAGGAGGCCCGCTTCTGCTCGATGTGCGGGGCCGAGTTCTGTTCGATGCGGATCGATCAGGACGCACGCGAAGACGGCGAGATGGCGGCCATCGAGGGCGAGGACCGAACCGACCTCGAGTCCTCGTCCGCCGCCGAGGTCAACCGGCCGCCGGTGGGGACCCACGAGTCGGGCGAGCTGCCGCCGATGGCGGACCACGACCGCGCCGACTCGCTCGAGGAACCGGGAGACGACTGA
- the mtnP gene encoding S-methyl-5'-thioadenosine phosphorylase encodes MTIGVIGGSGIYDALPLENTRKEAVSTPYGEPSEAVTLGELAGTEVAFLPRHGEDHQHPPTDAAYRANIYALKSVGVDRVIATNAVGSLREELPPQTLVVPDQIFDRTKHRSPTFFGDGMVVHMGFADPYCPAMVDHLATAAEEATDDTKTEEGGTYVCIEGPQYSTKAESEFYRDQGWDVVGMTAIPEAKLAREAELSYATVAGVTDYDVWKDDSEVTLDEVLENAAANREAINAVVERAIRTMPEDFHSEAWTALEGTINTPQEAIPEDTLERVDLLAGDYLE; translated from the coding sequence ATGACGATCGGCGTTATCGGTGGCAGCGGTATCTACGACGCACTGCCACTCGAGAACACCCGCAAAGAAGCAGTATCGACACCCTACGGCGAACCCAGCGAGGCGGTCACGCTCGGCGAACTCGCCGGGACGGAGGTCGCGTTCCTCCCGCGCCACGGCGAGGACCACCAGCATCCGCCGACCGACGCGGCCTACCGCGCGAACATCTATGCGCTCAAATCGGTCGGCGTCGACCGGGTCATCGCGACCAACGCGGTCGGGAGCCTGCGCGAGGAGCTGCCGCCGCAGACGCTGGTCGTCCCCGACCAGATCTTCGACCGCACGAAACACCGCTCGCCCACCTTCTTCGGCGACGGAATGGTCGTCCACATGGGCTTCGCCGATCCCTACTGTCCCGCGATGGTCGACCACCTCGCGACCGCGGCCGAAGAGGCGACCGACGACACGAAAACCGAGGAGGGCGGCACCTACGTCTGCATCGAGGGCCCGCAGTACTCCACGAAAGCCGAGAGCGAGTTCTACCGCGATCAGGGCTGGGACGTCGTCGGGATGACCGCCATCCCGGAGGCCAAACTCGCCCGCGAGGCCGAACTGAGCTACGCCACCGTCGCCGGAGTCACCGACTACGACGTCTGGAAGGACGACAGCGAGGTCACCTTGGACGAAGTCCTCGAGAATGCCGCGGCGAATCGCGAGGCGATCAACGCGGTCGTCGAACGTGCCATTCGAACGATGCCCGAGGACTTCCACAGCGAGGCGTGGACCGCCCTCGAGGGCACCATCAACACGCCACAGGAGGCGATTCCCGAGGACACCCTCGAGCGCGTCGACCTGCTGGCCGGCGACTACCTCGAGTAG